One Tolypothrix bouteillei VB521301 DNA window includes the following coding sequences:
- a CDS encoding shikimate dehydrogenase, translating to MITGKTKLLGIIGHPVEHSLSPVMQNAAIAHMKLDYVYIPFSVEPQNLKVALQGFASIGVLGFNATIPHKEAILPLLSEISPIAEAVGAVNTVIRKDNKWIGTNTDVEGFLAPLETTYHRDWRQTVAVVLGNGGAARAVVAGCAKLGCAEIYVVGRNAGKLDEFRNSWSNSPIAVNLQIREWSSLSKLLSQANLLVNTTPIGMYPKVEESPLEIGEMAHLPESAIAYDLIYKPKPTKFLQQAQQLGMTTIDGLEMLVQQGAAALKIWLQRESVPVDVMRQSLFQQLGFKD from the coding sequence ATGATTACAGGGAAAACCAAGCTACTGGGAATAATTGGGCATCCCGTAGAGCATTCACTGTCCCCAGTGATGCAAAATGCAGCAATTGCCCATATGAAATTAGATTATGTTTACATCCCCTTTTCGGTAGAACCGCAGAATTTAAAAGTAGCTCTTCAAGGCTTTGCTTCCATTGGAGTTCTTGGCTTTAATGCGACTATTCCACATAAAGAGGCTATACTACCTCTGCTGTCAGAAATTTCACCCATCGCCGAAGCTGTGGGAGCAGTGAACACTGTTATTCGCAAAGATAACAAATGGATAGGAACCAATACTGATGTGGAAGGGTTTCTCGCTCCTTTAGAAACAACATATCACCGAGATTGGCGTCAGACAGTAGCAGTTGTTTTAGGCAATGGTGGTGCAGCAAGAGCAGTGGTAGCAGGCTGTGCCAAACTAGGTTGTGCGGAAATTTATGTGGTTGGTCGCAATGCTGGGAAGTTAGATGAATTCCGTAACAGTTGGAGCAATTCTCCCATTGCTGTGAATTTACAGATCCGTGAATGGAGTTCCTTATCAAAGCTTCTTTCACAAGCCAACTTACTGGTAAATACAACTCCTATTGGAATGTACCCTAAGGTAGAAGAATCACCGCTTGAGATAGGGGAAATGGCACATTTGCCAGAGAGTGCGATCGCATACGATCTCATATACAAGCCCAAACCTACCAAATTCTTGCAACAAGCGCAACAACTGGGTATGACAACCATTGACGGATTGGAGATGTTAGTCCAACAAGGCGCTGCTGCATTAAAAATTTGGTTACAGCGTGAATCTGTACCTGTAGATGTGATGCGCCAATCTTTATTTCAACAACTGGGTTTTAAAGATTAA
- a CDS encoding DOPA 4,5-dioxygenase family protein, producing the protein MTEDSIKIVGFHAHVYFDTASYDAASRIREGLDARFDVRLGRWHENPIGPHPKGMYQVAFAPEQFAKVVPWLMLNREGLDILVHPETGDDVKDHTEHALWLGEKLELNIEFLRAISERKA; encoded by the coding sequence ATGACAGAAGATTCTATCAAAATTGTTGGTTTTCATGCTCATGTTTACTTCGATACGGCTAGTTATGATGCAGCTTCACGGATACGTGAAGGACTGGATGCTCGATTTGATGTACGACTTGGACGGTGGCATGAAAATCCTATCGGTCCCCATCCAAAAGGAATGTACCAAGTTGCGTTTGCACCAGAGCAATTTGCCAAAGTTGTTCCTTGGTTAATGCTTAACCGCGAAGGATTGGATATTCTCGTTCATCCTGAGACGGGTGATGATGTGAAAGACCATACAGAGCACGCTCTATGGCTGGGAGAAAAACTAGAGCTGAATATCGAATTTCTTCGGGCGATATCCGAGCGCAAAGCATGA
- a CDS encoding orange carotenoid protein N-terminal domain-containing protein translates to MTSTNIRPVQEAASAFKSLIVDDQLAVLASFYKQIADAVPADAASALPTQDANSLISRIQQLSPENQLSALREFLSTERGDKDASVLDPHPSKALAELVTGNDTKIPAHTYDSLGAEGKIAFWYLLAGKLGNGFVGIPNGTQLTQDATEVLTALQSLKTDEIVSFLKLVV, encoded by the coding sequence ATGACATCTACAAACATCAGACCAGTACAAGAAGCTGCATCTGCGTTCAAAAGTTTGATTGTTGACGATCAACTTGCAGTATTAGCGTCTTTTTACAAACAAATTGCTGATGCAGTTCCTGCTGATGCAGCAAGTGCTTTACCAACACAAGATGCTAATAGCTTAATATCCCGAATTCAGCAACTGTCACCAGAAAATCAGCTATCAGCTTTACGCGAATTCTTATCTACAGAAAGAGGAGATAAGGATGCTAGCGTACTCGACCCCCATCCCAGCAAAGCATTGGCTGAACTTGTAACTGGCAATGACACAAAAATTCCCGCTCATACTTATGACTCATTAGGTGCTGAAGGTAAGATTGCTTTCTGGTATTTGCTAGCAGGAAAACTAGGAAATGGTTTTGTTGGTATTCCTAATGGTACTCAACTCACTCAAGATGCTACAGAAGTATTAACTGCACTTCAGTCTCTTAAAACGGATGAAATAGTTTCTTTCCTGAAGCTGGTTGTGTAA
- a CDS encoding orange carotenoid protein N-terminal domain-containing protein translates to MTFTQTNDPNVREHVQAFRSLPVDEQLALFWFVYKEMGKSITPAAPGASTVSDSVAEGLFNQIKALPHDEQLQFQRDLINNADNQYSRMYGSMSDTTKLLFWYRLAQGMENATIVPMPSDYKLSSQSQDLLNRLKQVEFEQQMNIFRDYVSPMGAEPKAGAEV, encoded by the coding sequence ATGACCTTTACTCAAACTAACGATCCTAATGTTCGCGAACACGTTCAAGCTTTTCGGAGTTTACCTGTAGATGAACAATTAGCTTTGTTCTGGTTTGTTTATAAAGAAATGGGCAAATCTATAACTCCAGCCGCTCCAGGAGCAAGTACAGTTTCTGATAGTGTTGCTGAAGGGTTATTCAATCAAATTAAAGCGCTACCTCACGACGAACAGCTACAGTTTCAGCGCGATTTGATTAATAATGCAGATAATCAATACAGCCGGATGTATGGCTCTATGAGCGATACTACAAAGTTACTATTTTGGTATCGCTTAGCTCAAGGCATGGAAAATGCAACTATTGTGCCCATGCCTTCTGATTACAAGCTTTCTTCACAATCACAAGACTTGCTGAATAGACTGAAGCAAGTTGAATTTGAGCAGCAAATGAACATTTTCCGCGATTACGTCTCCCCCATGGGAGCTGAACCAAAAGCAGGTGCTGAAGTTTAG
- a CDS encoding SDR family NAD(P)-dependent oxidoreductase has product MDRGLEGKVAIITGAGTGIGEAIAHKFAKEGASVVVNGLIDDPIEDVVNSIKHYIGKAIAYAGDVSQEFHAQNCVQTAINA; this is encoded by the coding sequence ATGGATAGAGGCTTAGAGGGTAAAGTAGCAATTATTACGGGTGCTGGCACTGGTATTGGAGAAGCTATTGCTCATAAATTTGCTAAAGAAGGTGCATCAGTGGTTGTCAACGGACTTATTGACGATCCGATTGAGGATGTCGTTAATTCCATCAAGCACTACATTGGTAAAGCTATAGCCTATGCTGGAGATGTTTCTCAAGAATTCCACGCTCAAAATTGCGTTCAGACAGCAATTAATGCTTAA
- a CDS encoding DUF2267 domain-containing protein, with product MKYGEFIKHVQSVAQLSSREDAERATRATLETIKERIVGDEAKDLASQLPKELGEYLHGREGENGQTFSMQEFISRVSQKEGVDPVAAVTHTRAVFTVLQNAVTPGEFEDFQANFSNDYAELFPSSPMSAANG from the coding sequence ATGAAATATGGTGAATTTATCAAACACGTTCAGAGTGTTGCTCAACTAAGTTCTCGTGAGGACGCAGAACGTGCAACTCGTGCAACACTAGAAACTATCAAAGAGCGTATAGTTGGAGACGAGGCAAAAGATTTAGCATCTCAGTTACCAAAGGAACTAGGGGAGTACTTGCACGGACGTGAAGGTGAAAACGGTCAAACTTTTTCAATGCAGGAGTTTATTTCCCGAGTGAGTCAGAAAGAAGGTGTAGATCCAGTTGCTGCGGTAACACACACTCGTGCTGTATTCACAGTATTGCAAAACGCTGTCACACCTGGCGAGTTTGAGGATTTTCAGGCTAATTTCTCAAATGACTATGCAGAACTGTTTCCCTCTTCACCAATGAGTGCGGCTAATGGCTAA
- a CDS encoding DJ-1/PfpI/YhbO family deglycase/protease, which produces MVQHNNHSGKKRVAILIENYVEDSEFQVPYNALKQAGMEVVVLGARMNESYKGKQGKLSKQPDGTTAEAIASEFDAVVIPGGMAPDKMRRNPNTVRFVQEAVQQGKIVAAVCHGPQVLIEGDLLRGKQATGFLAISRDMINAGAKYVDDPLVVDGNLITSRQPGDLAIFTTAVLSRLGYGGKDAALPNERDTTAEWWKLADAWGGSTKGDIVKALNTALAGERYSLEALENYTQKESDPQVKSVFQEMAGSKQRNISILEARLDRLGEKPSLTANIANQYAKVKTALTGSDDIYQLRSALGDVQTGIGDIGALMAATTDPVSTAIFTQIHNDLRTYEQRLVDLYRARMGAGVKPAKPTTGAAVSM; this is translated from the coding sequence ATGGTACAACATAACAATCATTCTGGAAAAAAAAGAGTAGCTATTCTCATTGAAAACTATGTAGAGGATTCGGAGTTCCAAGTTCCATACAACGCTCTGAAACAAGCTGGAATGGAGGTTGTTGTCCTTGGTGCTCGTATGAATGAAAGTTACAAAGGCAAGCAAGGTAAGCTTTCCAAGCAGCCTGATGGTACCACAGCAGAGGCGATCGCATCTGAATTTGATGCTGTGGTGATCCCTGGAGGTATGGCTCCTGATAAAATGCGTCGCAATCCTAACACTGTTAGGTTTGTGCAAGAAGCTGTGCAGCAAGGAAAAATCGTAGCAGCTGTTTGTCACGGTCCTCAAGTTTTGATTGAAGGGGATTTGCTTCGAGGTAAGCAAGCTACTGGCTTTTTGGCAATTAGCAGAGACATGATTAATGCGGGTGCTAAATACGTAGATGACCCGTTAGTCGTAGATGGTAACTTAATTACTTCACGCCAACCTGGGGACTTAGCTATTTTTACCACAGCTGTTTTAAGCCGTTTGGGATATGGTGGTAAAGATGCCGCATTGCCAAATGAAAGGGACACAACAGCTGAATGGTGGAAACTTGCTGATGCTTGGGGCGGTTCTACTAAAGGTGATATTGTCAAAGCTTTGAATACAGCTCTTGCTGGTGAGCGTTACTCTTTAGAAGCGCTGGAAAATTACACCCAGAAAGAATCAGATCCACAAGTGAAGTCTGTCTTTCAAGAAATGGCAGGTAGCAAACAGCGTAATATTAGCATCTTAGAAGCACGTCTGGATCGCTTGGGTGAAAAGCCTTCCTTGACTGCAAACATCGCTAACCAATATGCAAAAGTAAAAACTGCCCTTACGGGAAGCGATGATATATACCAATTGCGTAGCGCTTTAGGTGACGTACAAACTGGTATAGGTGATATTGGAGCTTTAATGGCAGCAACGACCGATCCTGTTTCAACTGCCATTTTTACACAAATCCACAATGACTTACGGACATACGAGCAACGGCTAGTAGACTTGTATCGGGCGCGGATGGGTGCAGGAGTTAAGCCAGCGAAGCCGACTACAGGAGCAGCCGTGTCGATGTAG
- a CDS encoding SRPBCC family protein, which produces MASISENKQNQSKAEASETERWASLLGGGAMVLMGLSQRSLRGVLMAVAGGGLIYQGATKQSTLQQAQQAIGMTQQAIKVEKTVTIDKPVDELYRFWHDFENLPRFMKHLKSVKVYDAKRSHWIATAPLGGSVEWDAEILEDRENSFISWASVEGADIDNSGFVRFTQAPGNRGTEVKVVIEYFPPGGALTATFAKLFGEEPEQQIGDDLRRFKMLMEAGEIATTEGQPRGKG; this is translated from the coding sequence ATGGCGTCTATATCAGAAAATAAGCAAAATCAAAGTAAAGCAGAAGCTAGTGAAACCGAACGCTGGGCTTCGTTGCTTGGCGGTGGTGCAATGGTATTAATGGGTTTAAGTCAGCGTTCCTTGAGAGGGGTATTGATGGCTGTAGCAGGTGGCGGTCTGATTTATCAGGGTGCTACAAAGCAAAGTACGCTTCAACAAGCACAACAAGCAATAGGCATGACTCAACAAGCGATTAAAGTTGAAAAGACTGTGACTATTGATAAGCCAGTAGATGAACTTTATCGTTTCTGGCATGACTTTGAAAATCTGCCCAGATTTATGAAGCATCTCAAATCCGTAAAGGTGTACGATGCAAAACGTTCTCATTGGATAGCCACTGCACCTTTAGGTGGAAGCGTGGAATGGGATGCAGAAATTTTAGAAGACCGGGAAAATTCATTTATTTCTTGGGCTTCGGTAGAAGGAGCAGATATCGATAACTCTGGTTTTGTCCGCTTTACACAAGCACCTGGTAACCGGGGGACTGAAGTCAAGGTTGTGATTGAATATTTTCCACCGGGTGGAGCGCTAACAGCAACTTTTGCTAAACTCTTTGGTGAAGAACCAGAACAACAAATTGGCGATGATTTGCGTCGTTTCAAAATGTTGATGGAAGCAGGCGAAATTGCTACCACAGAGGGACAACCTCGAGGAAAAGGCTAG
- a CDS encoding zinc-dependent alcohol dehydrogenase, which yields MKAVCWYGANDVRVENVPDPTILNPRDAILKITSATICGSDLHIYDGYIPTMKAGDIIGHEFMGEVVDVGREVKKLKKGDRVVVSSIIGCGQCHYCQQQKWSLCDNSNPNGWINDKLFGFGTAGIFGYSHAFGGYAGAFAEYIRVPFADYGAVKVPEGIPDEKILPISDAFPTGYMGAEMCNISPGDTVAVWGAGPVGLFAMKSAYMLGAERVIAIDRVPERLHMAQEFANAETINYEEISAGDALKEMTGGRGADACIDAVGLEAHGMGLEGFYDEAKQAIRLETDRPHVLREMILACRKGGILSIMGVYAGFVDKIPMGAAMNKALTWKMGQMFGQKYMPMLVDRVLNNEVDPSLVFSHRLPLEEAKQGFELFKHKKDNCVKVLLKP from the coding sequence ATGAAAGCAGTCTGTTGGTACGGTGCTAATGATGTCCGGGTAGAGAATGTACCAGATCCAACAATTCTTAACCCCCGTGATGCGATTCTCAAAATTACATCAGCAACTATATGCGGTTCCGATCTGCATATATATGACGGATACATCCCAACGATGAAAGCAGGTGACATCATCGGTCACGAGTTTATGGGAGAAGTCGTTGATGTCGGTCGTGAAGTTAAGAAGTTGAAAAAGGGCGATCGCGTTGTAGTCTCTTCAATCATCGGGTGCGGTCAGTGTCACTACTGTCAACAACAGAAGTGGTCGCTGTGTGATAATTCCAACCCCAACGGTTGGATCAATGATAAGTTATTTGGTTTTGGTACGGCTGGAATTTTTGGCTATTCTCACGCTTTCGGTGGTTATGCAGGAGCTTTCGCCGAATACATAAGAGTCCCGTTTGCTGACTACGGTGCTGTAAAAGTTCCGGAAGGGATTCCTGATGAGAAAATACTGCCTATTTCTGATGCTTTTCCCACAGGTTATATGGGAGCAGAAATGTGCAATATTTCTCCGGGAGACACCGTAGCCGTTTGGGGTGCTGGTCCTGTAGGTTTATTCGCTATGAAAAGCGCCTATATGTTGGGTGCAGAAAGAGTGATTGCTATCGATCGAGTTCCCGAACGGCTCCACATGGCTCAAGAATTTGCCAATGCAGAAACTATTAACTATGAAGAAATCAGTGCAGGCGATGCTCTCAAAGAAATGACTGGCGGACGCGGTGCTGATGCTTGTATTGATGCTGTTGGGCTTGAAGCACACGGTATGGGTTTAGAAGGATTTTACGATGAAGCCAAACAAGCAATCAGGTTAGAGACCGATCGCCCCCACGTGTTGCGTGAAATGATTTTGGCTTGTCGAAAAGGTGGAATTTTGTCAATTATGGGTGTTTATGCGGGATTTGTAGACAAAATTCCCATGGGTGCAGCAATGAACAAAGCCCTAACTTGGAAAATGGGGCAAATGTTCGGTCAGAAATATATGCCCATGTTGGTGGACCGAGTTCTTAATAACGAAGTCGATCCATCCCTTGTTTTCAGTCATCGCTTACCCCTAGAGGAAGCCAAGCAGGGCTTTGAACTGTTTAAGCATAAGAAAGATAACTGTGTCAAAGTTCTGCTGAAACCATAA
- a CDS encoding zinc-dependent alcohol dehydrogenase: MKAVCWQGANKVQVDTVPDPKILNPRDAIIKITSTAICGSDLHLYDGFIPTMEKGDILGHEFMGEVVEIGSEVKRVKVGDRVVVPFTISCGNCFFCQRDLWSLCDNSNPNGWMIEKVMGYSPSGLFGYSHLFGGYAGGQAEYARVPFADVGLFKIPDGLTDEQVLFLTDIFPTGYMAAENCNIKPGDIVAVWGCGPVGQFAIKSAYMLGAERVIAIDRIPERLQMAQQQAKAEVLNYEEVNVGDVLKEMTGGRGPDAVIDAVGLEAHGTDFIAFHDRVKQVVRLETDRPSALRQVILSCGKGGHVSIPGAYGGFLDKIPMGAAMNKGLTFKSGQTHVHKYLRPLLEHIQNGDIDPTFIITHRLPLEQAPHGYEIFKHKKDNCIKIVLKP; encoded by the coding sequence ATGAAAGCAGTTTGCTGGCAAGGTGCTAACAAAGTACAAGTTGATACAGTACCCGATCCAAAAATTTTGAATCCGCGTGACGCCATTATCAAAATTACCTCAACAGCAATCTGCGGATCTGACCTACACCTGTACGACGGCTTTATCCCGACTATGGAAAAGGGTGACATCCTCGGTCACGAATTTATGGGAGAAGTTGTTGAAATTGGCAGTGAAGTCAAGAGAGTAAAGGTAGGCGATCGCGTTGTTGTTCCTTTTACTATATCCTGTGGTAACTGCTTTTTCTGCCAACGAGATTTATGGTCGTTGTGCGATAACTCCAACCCCAATGGCTGGATGATAGAAAAAGTTATGGGTTATTCACCATCGGGTCTATTTGGCTACTCCCATTTATTTGGTGGTTATGCAGGCGGTCAAGCAGAGTACGCGAGAGTGCCATTTGCAGATGTTGGATTATTCAAAATTCCTGATGGATTAACGGACGAGCAAGTCTTATTTTTAACTGATATTTTTCCAACAGGTTACATGGCAGCAGAGAACTGCAACATCAAACCCGGTGATATTGTCGCCGTTTGGGGTTGCGGACCCGTTGGACAATTTGCTATCAAAAGTGCTTATATGCTAGGTGCTGAGCGAGTTATTGCCATCGATCGCATTCCCGAACGCTTGCAAATGGCACAACAACAAGCCAAAGCAGAAGTCTTGAATTACGAAGAAGTGAACGTCGGTGATGTTCTCAAAGAAATGACAGGCGGGCGCGGTCCCGATGCAGTTATTGATGCTGTAGGACTCGAAGCCCATGGAACAGATTTTATAGCGTTCCACGATCGAGTTAAACAAGTGGTACGCCTGGAAACAGACAGACCAAGCGCATTAAGACAGGTTATTCTAAGTTGCGGTAAAGGCGGTCATGTCTCCATTCCCGGTGCTTATGGTGGCTTCTTAGACAAAATCCCCATGGGTGCAGCCATGAACAAAGGCTTGACCTTCAAATCGGGACAAACACACGTACACAAGTACTTGCGTCCTTTACTTGAGCACATTCAAAATGGTGACATCGATCCCACCTTTATCATTACCCATCGTTTGCCTTTAGAACAGGCACCCCATGGATACGAAATTTTCAAGCACAAAAAAGACAACTGTATCAAGATTGTACTTAAACCGTAA